The Lycium ferocissimum isolate CSIRO_LF1 chromosome 8, AGI_CSIRO_Lferr_CH_V1, whole genome shotgun sequence DNA segment CCAACGACCAAAAGTCACGGAAATCAGCCTGCAATTTATATACAAAACTCCATTGTTGTTACTTCAGCCCCGAACCAGCTGATGCTTTTGAAGATCCCACCATTGCATGATCAACTGAACCAATAAATAGCTGTGATGAAAATGTATTAGTTTTTCTTAACTTCCCTGGAAATTCCTTGCCAGAATTACCCTTCAAAGAAAGATTTTTCCTAATCCGGTTCTTGTTTAGAGAGAGCATAGTGCCACGAGATTGTGCTTGCAAAGCCCCTTCGACACAATCTCCAGAATGAGCACAGCCCCAAGGCTTGGATGGACCTTCTTCACTGAAAGTTTTAAGCCTAGGAAAGAACTTGGAAAAAACTCGCTGCTCTGGAGAAGAACAACCCTCTTCAAGCTTGGCACAAAGGGGGCATGGAGGATCACTTTTACATGATTTTGGTGTAGCTTGCTCCAAACATTCAGCATGAAATACATGGCGACATGAAAGGACCCCAGCAACTGGCATATCTCCACTTCTCACAATTCGTCGGGAACTCCAAGGTGATCTTTGAGAAAGAAACCTCTCACACAACCCACACCTGAAACCATCTGAAGGGTTACAAGCTTTACTTAAGAAGTCAGATTGAAAAGATTCAGAAGCCTCTGTGAGGTCAAGACTGCCACTAGCACTACTCAACCGGTGTTTATCTCTTTGTGGCGTTGAGGCATCAAGTTCCAAAAAACCAGCTGACAGGCTGTCAATAGCTTCTCTTCTAGGTGTTGATGTATCAGTTGGAAATGACAGAGGATGTATGGGTTTAGACATAAAGAAACGGCGACTTGGGAAGCTACGATAAGATGAATGGGACTTGGTGATTGAATCACAGTCACTACTGTCAGATCGGGATGAAGTTGAGCCTCTGCCATCCCTCGCAATTGATGTTCCCTATCAAGAAATTCATTGTCAAAAGAAAGTTGGACTTAAAGTTACAGACCTTCAGAAGAAAGTGGATAGTGGAGAAAAGCAAAGACAGATACATACCTCCATTGTGGGTGAAAATGAAAATGGCCTCGTGATTTCATCTACCAAGCAAAAAATAAGGCAAAGTTATCAGTAAAAGAATAATATACAGAATTGTGGCATTCATAACAAAGCGTTGGCTGAAACAGTGACAGAATTGATTCTTTAAGCATATCAACTTGCAACTTCAGGTTGTGCTCAACATGAAATGACCATAAATTTAGCCATCGCCAAAGGGGAGACCATGCTCACCCAGAGTGTTTTACTCCATATAACTACACTGATAAAAGCATACTTCAATATCATGTTGAGACAGATTGGCTTTTCTATGTTAATATTGTtagctcttctctctctctctctctctcttttataATAACCGAGACGGAGATTGTGGATAATGAGTCTTCCTCTCTACCTTAAATACCAAACTCGGGGATCTGTAATTGTCTTTTGAATCAACTTTTGGGTGTTCtaagcatattatgacttgCGAAATAGATTAAATGTCACTTGAGAATTCTTTTTATAGGTAAATATGTTACTTAGAGTTACCATCTTATTTGATGTAATGGTCTAACATCTCCCAAAGTTTCCAAGATTTCATCTCATCCTAACTTTGTCGGATACAATTTCCACATTTGTGCCACATAATCCACCCATCCTAATACTTCTTCCTTGTCAACATCCCTTATTCCTCTCCCAAGTATCAAATGCAATTGAAACTAATGGGATTTATCAAAATTAATCTCCCTCCCTCCCTTCCATGTATTGGTCATACAATAATGTTCAAAGAGATGATACTTTAAGAGTCACAggataaaagaagagaagaaagtttaGTTATACAAACCAAGCAAAGAATATACTAATTTGTGTGAGCCAAACAAACAATTGAGGCTGCAAGTAAGCCTGTTTGCTACTTAGAGCTTAAAGAAACCAGATGTTTATTGAAACCACAAAAGACCTATTTATTCTAGATTACAGCTTCGTAGGGGGGTCTCTTTAGTTAAGTCTCTGATTTTACACATATGATTATCGTTCGGTTTGCtccaaatcatccatatatcACGATAAGGAGTAACTCCTAGACTCCTTCGCTGTGTATCTTCTCAATCAATGACCTTCAATTAGCAGATATATCAATTTCAAACAGAGTATAACTAGAAGCTAACAAATTTCAAGTTCACACTGCTTCAATATCAAGTTGGCAGAGTTATAGTAAACTAGTTATCTAACACATTTTTGAGAGGTCTGACTAAGACTTATTTTACTAATGCCTCAAAAGCATATACGAAATTATGATAAACAAATTTAGATTTTTCCTATAGCTCAAACTTTGTTTAGGTTTCATATAGAAACCTGGAGAAGAGTGTGTCTACTGGAAGCCAGGAGAAAGAACTCAGGCCAATTTTTTTATAAGTCCGGTGTCAGGACCATCTTGCGCACATCTAGACTAATTCCATGGGGTACCTACCACCTCTGACCAACACGGGTGCCGGATAACTTCGTCACCCAAGACTTGGacagatggaaaaaaaaaacacgtgtTTTTGTTTTCACCGAGATTAGAACTTGAGACCTCATAGTTCACCTCATTGAAAAGCTCAACGTTCCATTCTTTCTTAATCATGTAAGACATATTCAttgataaaagaaaagaaaagaaaaaaaaaggacctCCCCACTCAATACGGCCACCTTTTTGTAGTTTATATACCAAACTATAGGATCTTAGGTAGAAAAAGAGGCGAAAAAATGCATCAAAAGGAATTGGCATCATTCACCAATTATGTGGTAGATGAGAATGGAAACTCAATTGTTCCCATGCAGGAAAAAGCGCTTGCGCTGATCTTTATTTGCCTAGAACCCAACATCCAACCATCGTATTCGTCCTAGTCCAGgaataacaacaaccacccagtgaaatcccacaacgtggggtctaGGCCTCtcgggagggtagagtgtacgcagaccttactcctaccaaggtaggacggctgtttccgaaagaccctcggctcaatagaaagcataaaaagagg contains these protein-coding regions:
- the LOC132067934 gene encoding uncharacterized protein LOC132067934 isoform X1, producing MGPHEPYWRTNSSFSPAPSRWDFRFQPEALSFGSNDGAQLYGSSASSNSRESRSWVRGNQLANHQYLISDGVGAYYSSPSDISPAQQWTPPAIQEINVDDYDTSRRDEITRPFSFSPTMEGTSIARDGRGSTSSRSDSSDCDSITKSHSSYRSFPSRRFFMSKPIHPLSFPTDTSTPRREAIDSLSAGFLELDASTPQRDKHRLSSASGSLDLTEASESFQSDFLSKACNPSDGFRCGLCERFLSQRSPWSSRRIVRSGDMPVAGVLSCRHVFHAECLEQATPKSCKSDPPCPLCAKLEEGCSSPEQRVFSKFFPRLKTFSEEGPSKPWGCAHSGDCVEGALQAQSRGTMLSLNKNRIRKNLSLKGNSGKEFPGKLRKTNTFSSQLFIGSVDHAMVGSSKASAGSGLK
- the LOC132067934 gene encoding uncharacterized protein LOC132067934 isoform X2, whose translation is MQDEITRPFSFSPTMEGTSIARDGRGSTSSRSDSSDCDSITKSHSSYRSFPSRRFFMSKPIHPLSFPTDTSTPRREAIDSLSAGFLELDASTPQRDKHRLSSASGSLDLTEASESFQSDFLSKACNPSDGFRCGLCERFLSQRSPWSSRRIVRSGDMPVAGVLSCRHVFHAECLEQATPKSCKSDPPCPLCAKLEEGCSSPEQRVFSKFFPRLKTFSEEGPSKPWGCAHSGDCVEGALQAQSRGTMLSLNKNRIRKNLSLKGNSGKEFPGKLRKTNTFSSQLFIGSVDHAMVGSSKASAGSGLK